The nucleotide window CATCCCTCGACCCCCACAGCGCCTATCTTCCTCCCGAACCGTACAAGGAGATGGAGGTCCAGATTTCAGGGGCTTTTGGCGGAGTAGGCATCGAACTGGGCATGAAGGACGGACGCCTGATCGTCATTGCGCCCATCGATGATACCCCTGCTTTCCGGGCCGGCATCCACCCCAATGATAACATCTGGAAGATAGACGGCATCACGACACGGGGCATGACTATCCCTGCTGCGGTGAAGCTCATGCGTGGAGAGAGGGGTACTCCGGTTACCCTGGGAATTCTGAGGAACGGAAATCCTCAACTGCTGACCTTCAACCTGGTACGCGACATCATCAAAGTCAAGAGCATCAAGACCCGGATGCTGGCTTCCGGCTACGGACTGATCAGAATCGCACAGTTTCAGGAACGGACCGGCAGCGAATTCAGGCAGGGGCTCAAGGAACTCAATGCCGCGGCAGGAGGCACGCTGAAGGGGCTGGTGATAGACCTGCGTTACAACCCCGGCGGGTTGCTGGGACCGGCGGTGGAGGTTGCCAATTGCTTTATCGGCGATGACATCAACGACACCCTGATCGTTTCCACAAAGGGACGGACGCCGGAATCGAACCTGGCGTACCACGCTTCCCTGGGCACCAAGGAACCCCACTATCCCATCGTGGTACTGGTGAACGGCGGAAGCGCCAGTGCCTCGGAGATCGTGGCCGGTGCGCTCCAGGATCACCGGCGGGCCGTCGTCATGGGGCGGCAGAGCTTTGGCAAGGGCTCGGTGCAGACCATCTATCCCCTGCCGGGAAATGCCGCCCTCAAGCTGACCACGGCACGTTATTACACCCCCAGCGGCCGCTCGATCCAGGCCAGGGGAATCGTGCCCGACGTCGAGGTGGGCAATGGCCGACCGGTCGACACGTCCGATCCGAAGGAAATCAAGATTCGGGAAGCTGATCTCGGGAACCGGCTGGCTCCGGATGAGAAGGACAAGGCTGGGGGGGCAACGACAGAACCGCCATCTGCTGCTGCCGGAGGAACGGAAAGTGATCTGGACAGGGACAATCAGCTGAAACGGGCCCTGGATCTCTTGAAATCGCTTGTGCTGGTGCGTGAGCAGGGATTGATGCCCCCCAAATAGGGGGGATCTCCGGGACAAAGCGCAATGGTGCCATACTTCGAAGGAAGACGGGGGATCAGCCCAAACTGCGGTTCCTGAAAACACGCATCAGCAGCACCCCCATGATCGAGAGGCAGATGCCGACGCAGAGCGCGAGATAACCGATGGTCCTGCCATCCCCCCAGCCCCACAGGTCGCTTCCCTTCATCAGGAAGACCAGCGCCAACCCTCCAAAGCAACCGATTCCTCCGACGATGTAGACCCCAAAGGCTACCAGCGCCAGGGTCAGATTCCTTTTTCCGGCCATGGTGTCTCCCTCCGGTGTGCCATCAGGCATTGATCAGTTCCCGCAATTTCTTTCCGATATCCTTTTCCCTCATAAGCGACTCGCCGATCAGGAAGGCCCCGGCGCCGGCCGCGGTCAGGGCCTCGATGTCCCTACGGCAGGTGATGCCGCTTTCAGCCACCAGCAGCCCTCCTGCGGGCATCATCCCGGCCAGGCGGCCGGTTGTGCCCAGGTCCGTGACAAAGGTCCTCAGATTCCGGTTATTGACGCCGACCAGGCTGCATCCGGTTTCGTTGGCCATTTCCATTTCAGTCTCGTCGTGGACCTCCAGCAGCACATCCAAGTGCAGCTCCCGCGCCAGGGCGTGAAAATCCTTCAGTTGCGTCAGCTCCAGACAGGAAGCGATCAGCAGGATGGCGTCGGCTCCGGCAGCGCGGGCTTCATGGATCTGGTAGGGATCGATGATGAAATCCTTGCGCAAAAGCGGCAGTGAAACCGATTCCCGAATCAGGTGCAGAAAGCGCAGGTGCCCCATGAAGAAACGCTCGTCGGTCAGAACGGAGAGACAGGTGGCGCCATTCTCCTGATAGATCCCGGCAATTTCGAGCGGGTCGAAATCGTCCCGGATGATCCCCTTGCTGGGGGAGCCTTTCTTGACCTCGGCAATGACCGCGGTCCAGCCCGAGACGGCGGCTTCGCGCAGGTGCCGCTCGAAGCCGCGCGGACTATCCTCCAGGTCGAGGATGCGGGCGCGCAGTTCCTCAGCCGGCACCGCCAGGCGGGCGGCATCTATCTCGGTACGCTTGTATTCGATGATCTTCTTGAGGACGTCAGGTGTATCGTTGGTCATGGTGCTGTCTTTCCCGGTAGAGTGGTTGAAGAAAGGGGCGGGTCGGCTCTCACTGGTTGGTCAGTTCCGCCAGTTTTTCGAGTTGTCGCAGCGCCCGGCCGGAATCGATAGCCTCGGCCGCCAGGGCAATGCCATATGCCGGGGAAGCTGCCTTGCCCGCAGCCACCAGGGCGTAGCCGGCATTCAGAAGCACGATGTCGCGTTTCGGCCCTTTGGCTCCTTCGAGCACGCCCCGAACGATCCCGGCATTGGCAGTCGCATCTCCCCCCTTGAGTTCCCCCATGTCGCAGCGCTGGAATCCGAACTGCTCCGGACGGATCGAACTGAGGTTCACACCGCTGGGAGTGACCTCGGCTACCAGCGTCTCGTCGGTCAGCGTGATTTCGTCCATCCCGTCCTTGCCGTGCACCACGAACCCGTGGCGGCAGCCCAGTCTGTGCAGCACCCCCGCCAGCTTTTCAACCAGACCGGCCTGATAGACCCCCATCACCTGGCTGTCGGCTTTGGCCGGATTGGTCAGCGGCCCGAGAATATTGAAGATGGTGCGTATGCCGATCTCGCGGCGCGGACCGATGGCGTGCTTCATGGCGCTGTGCAGTGCAGGGGCGAACAGGAACCCCACGCCGATGTCGGCGATGCATTTTTCCACCGTTTGGGCCGTGACATCCAGGTTGACCCCCAGTTTTTCCAGAACATCGGCACTGCCGCAGGCCGACGAAACCGAGCGGTTGCCGTGCTTGGCCACCTTGACGCCGCAGGCCGAGACAACGAACGAAACCGTGGTGGAGACGTTAAAGGTATTGGTGCCGTCTCCGCCGGTGCCGACCACATCCAGAATGGTTTCCTGGTCGATGTTGATGTCGTCGCGG belongs to Geobacter sp. SVR and includes:
- the trpC gene encoding indole-3-glycerol phosphate synthase TrpC; translation: MTNDTPDVLKKIIEYKRTEIDAARLAVPAEELRARILDLEDSPRGFERHLREAAVSGWTAVIAEVKKGSPSKGIIRDDFDPLEIAGIYQENGATCLSVLTDERFFMGHLRFLHLIRESVSLPLLRKDFIIDPYQIHEARAAGADAILLIASCLELTQLKDFHALARELHLDVLLEVHDETEMEMANETGCSLVGVNNRNLRTFVTDLGTTGRLAGMMPAGGLLVAESGITCRRDIEALTAAGAGAFLIGESLMREKDIGKKLRELINA
- the trpD gene encoding anthranilate phosphoribosyltransferase codes for the protein MIRKAIARIVEREDLTEGEMIEIMNQIMSGECTPAQIGSFITALRMKGETIDEITGAARVMREQATPIQVGKGVVDLDRDDINIDQETILDVVGTGGDGTNTFNVSTTVSFVVSACGVKVAKHGNRSVSSACGSADVLEKLGVNLDVTAQTVEKCIADIGVGFLFAPALHSAMKHAIGPRREIGIRTIFNILGPLTNPAKADSQVMGVYQAGLVEKLAGVLHRLGCRHGFVVHGKDGMDEITLTDETLVAEVTPSGVNLSSIRPEQFGFQRCDMGELKGGDATANAGIVRGVLEGAKGPKRDIVLLNAGYALVAAGKAASPAYGIALAAEAIDSGRALRQLEKLAELTNQ
- a CDS encoding S41 family peptidase → MRTKYSWILAIATVIAIVLTLALIIGYRWHALRRQADSTYLSLLSESYAAVKKHYVEKPDGQKLVKSMVDGMLASLDPHSAYLPPEPYKEMEVQISGAFGGVGIELGMKDGRLIVIAPIDDTPAFRAGIHPNDNIWKIDGITTRGMTIPAAVKLMRGERGTPVTLGILRNGNPQLLTFNLVRDIIKVKSIKTRMLASGYGLIRIAQFQERTGSEFRQGLKELNAAAGGTLKGLVIDLRYNPGGLLGPAVEVANCFIGDDINDTLIVSTKGRTPESNLAYHASLGTKEPHYPIVVLVNGGSASASEIVAGALQDHRRAVVMGRQSFGKGSVQTIYPLPGNAALKLTTARYYTPSGRSIQARGIVPDVEVGNGRPVDTSDPKEIKIREADLGNRLAPDEKDKAGGATTEPPSAAAGGTESDLDRDNQLKRALDLLKSLVLVREQGLMPPK